A genome region from Acidobacteriota bacterium includes the following:
- a CDS encoding SRPBCC family protein — protein sequence MQTQTFRQESEIHAPPAAVFAWHERPGAIEELTPPWERVEVLERARNLQIGARMVFKIRSGPLSQLWVAEHIEDDPPLLFTDVQRRGPFAYWVHRHRFEPSASGQTRMIDEVEYALPLGWLGELLAGWFVRAKLQRMFAYRHQIVTQALSRNESAAKAD from the coding sequence ATGCAAACACAGACTTTTCGACAAGAATCCGAGATCCATGCGCCGCCAGCGGCAGTCTTCGCCTGGCACGAACGGCCAGGGGCGATTGAAGAGTTGACGCCGCCCTGGGAACGGGTCGAAGTGTTGGAGCGGGCGCGTAATTTGCAAATTGGCGCGCGCATGGTTTTCAAAATTCGCAGCGGGCCACTATCGCAACTCTGGGTGGCGGAACACATTGAAGATGATCCGCCGCTTCTTTTCACCGATGTACAGCGGCGGGGGCCGTTCGCGTACTGGGTGCATCGCCATCGTTTTGAACCGTCGGCGTCAGGCCAGACGCGGATGATTGACGAGGTCGAATACGCGCTGCCGTTGGGCTGGCTAGGCGAACTGTTGGCGGGCTGGTTTGTGCGCGCGAAGTTGCAGAGAATGTTCGCCTATCGTCATCAAATCGTAACGCAGGCGCTGAGTCGTAACGAGTCTGCTGCCAAAGCGGATTAA
- a CDS encoding ABC transporter ATP-binding protein, whose protein sequence is MAEVHVAVLFAEQIKKTYQDGEAPFAAVRDVSLTLAAGEFVALMGPSGCGKSTLLHLCGAMERPTRGRLEIEGRDLSQLNDDQLTRLRRERLGFVFQFFNLLPTLTVIENIALPLQLAGADTRQAETRAQALADRVGLSHRLRHYPQQLSGGELQRAAIARAILHQPALLIADEPTGNLDSENGARVLALLDELNREMGVTMLLATHSAEIAAAAQRVVHMRDGLIEKIVAGRASSAQMAELHAAI, encoded by the coding sequence ATTGCTGAGGTACACGTGGCTGTATTGTTTGCTGAACAAATCAAGAAAACCTATCAGGACGGGGAAGCGCCCTTCGCCGCCGTGCGTGACGTCAGCCTGACGCTTGCGGCGGGCGAATTCGTGGCGTTGATGGGCCCCTCCGGCTGCGGCAAGTCTACGTTGTTACATTTGTGCGGTGCGATGGAACGCCCGACGAGGGGCCGGTTGGAAATCGAAGGCCGCGACCTAAGTCAGTTGAATGACGATCAGTTGACGCGGTTACGGCGCGAACGGCTTGGTTTCGTCTTTCAGTTTTTCAACCTGTTGCCGACGCTGACGGTGATCGAAAACATCGCGTTGCCGCTGCAATTGGCTGGCGCTGACACGCGCCAAGCCGAAACACGCGCACAAGCATTGGCCGACCGCGTAGGCCTGAGCCACCGTTTGCGCCATTACCCGCAGCAGCTTTCCGGCGGTGAACTGCAACGTGCGGCGATTGCGCGGGCGATTTTGCATCAACCGGCGCTGCTGATCGCCGACGAACCGACCGGTAATCTGGATTCGGAAAACGGCGCGCGCGTGCTGGCGTTGCTGGACGAACTCAATCGCGAAATGGGCGTGACGATGTTGCTGGCGACGCACAGCGCCGAAATTGCCGCTGCCGCCCAGCGCGTCGTTCACATGCGCGATGGCTTGATTGAAAAGATCGTTGCAGGCCGCGCCTCTTCAGCACAAATGGCGGAGTTGCATGCGGCAATTTAA
- a CDS encoding ABC transporter permease has product MRQFNRLFAQFIIRHLLQERLRSAATILGIALGIAVIIAIQLTNASSVRGFAKALETMSGKTSLEVFNAGGAGLGFDELRLRDLGWLRAYGQISPVIEGDADVKTGPSTRESVRVLGVDILRDRSFRAYSLLEFAAKGRQPSRQEFLTLLIDPHAVILTEKFARRHGWQVGSTVEMTCADQAENFVVRGLLKDEGVGRTLDGNFALMDIAAAQLAFQRLGRIDRLDVLLQADQAIDLAEEQIKQRLATNETLRGLQVQRLARRGRQIEKMLEAFHFNLTALSYIALLVGLFLIYNTVSISVITRRAEIGTLRALGATSQQVLVLFLAEAALLAVLGCALGVLFGRLLSYGAVKLTATTVNALYIATAAAPPPLEFRHLVLAFALGLPLALLAATLPALEAARVTPTTAMRGHDRLESRFRLRALSWVAPLLLLAFTWWFAQQRAVAGLPLFGYAAALAIVFGAALLVPAVLFVVGRLGRRPLTALFAVEGRLANANLAGAIPRLSISVAALAVSLSMMTAVAVLIGSFRETVVYWVEQTLQADLYMRPAARHNVATEATFSPAAVAQVRAHPAVAAAEAFRNFDVPYGSGLVTVGAGEFGVVLARGKLLFKDPANLEAGKAAMRGAIGRDAVVVSESFAIKYDKRVGDVITLPTPQGARTFQIVAVYYDYSSDRGIVVMQRGTLAKYWGEQLPTSLTAYLKDGANADAVKDELLKAFGERYRVLIYTNTGIRQEVLRIFDSTFAITYALEAIAIFVAILGVASTLLTLLLERKRELALLRLIGADRQQVRKMVMIEAALIGGVSQSMGLVVGLLLSLVLIYVINVQSFGWTIQFHLPVLFLLQSSLLILVVTTLSGIYPANRAAEMHAAAEVSEE; this is encoded by the coding sequence ATGCGGCAATTTAACCGGCTGTTTGCCCAATTCATCATCCGCCACCTACTGCAAGAACGGTTGCGTTCGGCTGCAACCATTCTCGGTATTGCGCTCGGCATCGCCGTCATCATCGCCATTCAATTGACCAACGCCAGTTCGGTGCGCGGTTTTGCCAAAGCGCTCGAAACGATGTCGGGTAAGACTTCGCTCGAAGTCTTCAATGCCGGGGGCGCGGGCTTGGGCTTTGACGAATTGCGTCTGCGCGATTTGGGTTGGTTACGCGCTTACGGGCAAATCAGTCCCGTGATCGAGGGCGATGCCGATGTGAAAACTGGCCCCAGCACGCGCGAAAGCGTGCGCGTGCTGGGCGTAGACATCCTGCGTGACCGTTCTTTTCGCGCTTACAGCCTGCTGGAATTCGCCGCGAAAGGGCGCCAGCCCAGTCGCCAGGAATTTCTGACGCTGCTCATTGATCCGCACGCCGTCATCCTGACCGAAAAATTCGCGCGGCGACACGGCTGGCAAGTCGGCAGCACGGTTGAAATGACCTGCGCCGATCAAGCGGAAAACTTTGTCGTGCGCGGCTTGCTGAAAGACGAAGGCGTGGGACGGACGCTGGATGGCAACTTCGCTTTGATGGACATCGCTGCCGCCCAGTTGGCGTTTCAGCGGTTGGGGCGGATTGATCGGCTGGATGTGTTGCTACAGGCAGACCAAGCGATTGACCTTGCCGAAGAGCAGATCAAACAGCGCTTGGCGACGAACGAAACGTTGCGGGGCTTGCAAGTGCAACGCCTGGCGCGGCGCGGGCGGCAGATCGAAAAGATGCTCGAAGCCTTTCATTTCAACCTGACGGCGCTGTCATACATCGCGCTGCTGGTCGGGCTGTTTTTGATTTACAACACGGTTTCGATCTCGGTCATCACGCGGCGCGCTGAAATCGGCACGCTGCGCGCGTTGGGCGCGACCAGCCAACAAGTGCTCGTCTTATTCTTGGCCGAAGCCGCGTTGCTCGCCGTGCTCGGCTGCGCGCTCGGTGTGCTCTTCGGGCGGCTGCTTTCCTACGGCGCAGTCAAGCTGACGGCAACGACGGTCAACGCGCTTTATATCGCGACCGCCGCCGCGCCGCCGCCGTTGGAATTCAGGCATCTCGTCCTGGCGTTTGCGTTGGGCTTGCCGCTGGCCCTGCTCGCGGCCACGTTGCCCGCGTTGGAGGCGGCGCGCGTGACGCCGACGACGGCGATGCGCGGGCACGACCGGCTGGAATCGCGCTTCCGGTTGCGCGCCTTGTCTTGGGTCGCGCCCTTATTGCTGCTCGCCTTTACCTGGTGGTTCGCGCAGCAACGCGCCGTCGCGGGCCTGCCGCTGTTCGGTTATGCGGCGGCGCTCGCCATCGTATTTGGCGCGGCCTTGCTGGTGCCTGCGGTGTTGTTCGTCGTGGGGCGTTTGGGGCGGCGTCCGTTGACCGCGTTATTCGCCGTCGAAGGGCGCTTGGCGAACGCCAACTTGGCAGGCGCGATCCCACGGCTTTCGATTTCCGTCGCGGCGCTGGCGGTCAGCCTTTCGATGATGACGGCGGTGGCGGTGTTAATCGGCAGCTTCCGCGAAACGGTCGTGTATTGGGTCGAGCAAACTTTGCAGGCCGATTTGTATATGCGCCCGGCGGCGCGGCACAACGTCGCGACCGAGGCGACGTTTTCGCCCGCAGCCGTCGCGCAGGTGCGTGCGCATCCGGCAGTCGCGGCGGCAGAGGCCTTTCGCAATTTCGATGTGCCTTACGGCAGCGGACTGGTCACGGTCGGTGCGGGCGAATTCGGCGTCGTGTTGGCGCGCGGCAAGTTGCTCTTCAAAGACCCGGCTAACTTAGAGGCGGGCAAAGCGGCCATGCGCGGGGCGATTGGGCGCGACGCGGTGGTGGTGTCGGAAAGCTTCGCCATCAAGTATGACAAGCGCGTCGGTGACGTGATCACTTTGCCGACACCGCAAGGCGCGCGTACCTTTCAAATCGTCGCGGTGTATTACGACTATTCCAGCGATCGCGGCATTGTGGTGATGCAGCGCGGCACGCTGGCGAAATACTGGGGCGAGCAATTGCCGACTAGCTTGACTGCGTACCTAAAAGATGGCGCGAACGCCGATGCGGTGAAAGACGAGTTGTTGAAAGCTTTTGGCGAGCGTTATCGCGTGCTGATTTACACCAACACCGGCATCCGGCAGGAAGTCCTGCGCATTTTCGACAGCACCTTTGCGATCACCTACGCGCTGGAAGCCATTGCGATTTTCGTGGCGATTCTCGGCGTCGCCAGCACTTTGCTGACGCTGCTGCTCGAACGCAAACGCGAATTGGCGCTGTTACGCCTGATCGGCGCTGACCGGCAGCAGGTGCGCAAGATGGTGATGATCGAAGCGGCGTTGATCGGCGGTGTCAGCCAGAGCATGGGGCTGGTCGTTGGGCTGTTGTTATCGCTGGTGCTGATTTATGTGATCAACGTGCAAAGCTTCGGCTGGACGATCCAGTTTCATCTGCCGGTGCTATTTTTGCTGCAATCGTCGTTGCTGATTTTGGTAGTGACGACGTTGTCGGGCATTTACCCGGCGAATCGCGCGGCAGAGATGCATGCGGCGGCAGAGGTGAGCGAGGAATAA
- a CDS encoding carotenoid 1,2-hydratase, with translation MDENVAQSKKDKSGKKKQNKFLVLLSLFFCLFCVYSRLPAQGSSAGQVNPPASAQLAGNWKQALPPYQFNFPAAHASHPEYKIEWWYYTGNLAAQGGRRFGYQLTFFRIGVERMPQNASRWAVRDLYAAHLAVTDVAGQRFRFGDKLNRAGIGWAGAETATYRVWNEDWEARQDVNGQHLLRAFEREFGLDLQLAEGKVPVAHGARGVSQKGTQPGNASHYYSLTRMPTRGTLTLNGERIPVEGASWMDHEFGTSYLEPAQLGWDWFSLQLDDGTELMLYRFRRQDGARDPLSSGTLVAANGQTTGLKFDAFALTPLREWRSDSGARYPVEWRVQIPARELELIVHAALDQQELRTEGSTGVSYWEGAIEVSGTQRGRAVTGRGYLELTGYAGQAMGAVMQ, from the coding sequence ATGGATGAGAACGTGGCTCAAAGCAAAAAGGACAAGAGTGGCAAGAAGAAGCAAAACAAATTCCTGGTTTTGCTTTCTTTGTTCTTTTGCCTTTTTTGTGTTTACTCGCGACTTCCCGCGCAAGGCTCGTCGGCAGGACAAGTCAATCCACCAGCGTCTGCGCAGTTGGCCGGTAATTGGAAACAAGCCTTGCCGCCGTACCAATTCAACTTTCCCGCCGCCCATGCCAGCCATCCCGAATACAAAATCGAGTGGTGGTATTACACCGGCAATTTGGCCGCGCAGGGTGGGCGGCGCTTTGGTTATCAACTGACCTTCTTCCGCATCGGTGTGGAGCGTATGCCACAAAATGCCTCGCGCTGGGCCGTGCGCGATTTGTACGCGGCGCATCTGGCCGTGACCGATGTGGCGGGTCAGCGCTTCCGCTTTGGCGATAAACTGAATCGCGCGGGCATTGGCTGGGCGGGCGCAGAGACCGCCACCTATCGCGTTTGGAACGAAGATTGGGAAGCGCGGCAGGACGTGAACGGCCAACATCTGTTGCGAGCGTTCGAGCGTGAGTTTGGCTTAGACTTACAACTGGCCGAGGGCAAAGTGCCCGTGGCGCACGGTGCGCGCGGCGTCAGCCAGAAAGGCACACAGCCCGGCAATGCCTCGCATTACTATTCGCTGACGCGCATGCCGACGCGCGGGACCTTGACGCTGAACGGCGAACGCATTCCGGTCGAAGGCGCAAGCTGGATGGATCACGAGTTCGGCACGAGCTATTTGGAACCCGCGCAACTCGGCTGGGATTGGTTCTCGTTACAATTGGATGACGGAACGGAACTGATGTTGTATCGCTTCCGGCGGCAGGACGGCGCGCGTGACCCGTTGTCGAGCGGGACGCTGGTCGCAGCCAATGGCCAAACAACCGGCTTGAAGTTCGATGCCTTTGCATTGACGCCCTTGCGCGAATGGCGTTCGGATAGCGGCGCGCGCTATCCCGTCGAATGGCGCGTGCAGATTCCCGCGCGCGAGTTGGAATTGATTGTGCATGCGGCCCTCGACCAACAAGAACTGCGCACCGAAGGCTCGACCGGCGTGAGTTATTGGGAAGGCGCCATCGAAGTCAGCGGCACGCAACGCGGGCGTGCAGTGACAGGTCGCGGATACTTGGAGCTGACCGGCTACGCGGGCCAGGCGATGGGGGCGGTAATGCAGTGA
- the thiL gene encoding thiamine-phosphate kinase, with protein MADFSMNGEFAFINRIRERVQQSRVPAPELSLGVGDDAAVFRPRAGRELLITTDMLVEDIDFKLEYALPAWLGHKALAVSLSDIAAMGGVPRYAMLTLAISAALRSDLFWEAFFDGYFALAERRGVVLIGGDISATLHGLAIDSCVLGDCEAGRALRRSGAQIGDGIYVTGYLGAAAAGLQLLLRGARVDETSTSLEQQALRAHLRPAARSEFGQLLGERGLAHAMIDVSDGLAQDLEHLCEASHVSAVLDQVAVPVAKEVGLIATAAHAAFQLAVSGGEDYELLFTANGKAEAELQQLAQVCGLPLTRIGEIVAADSQTKVLLRTGAEIRPLNTHGYEHFKDIGFHTRPLPTAPPEQKTQKFR; from the coding sequence ATGGCGGACTTTTCTATGAATGGCGAATTCGCTTTTATCAATCGTATTCGTGAACGCGTGCAACAGAGTCGCGTGCCAGCGCCGGAATTGTCGTTGGGCGTTGGCGATGACGCGGCGGTCTTTCGCCCACGCGCTGGCCGCGAGTTGCTGATTACCACAGACATGCTGGTCGAGGACATTGATTTCAAACTTGAATACGCCCTCCCTGCCTGGCTCGGTCACAAGGCGTTGGCCGTCAGCCTCAGCGATATTGCCGCGATGGGCGGCGTCCCGCGCTATGCCATGCTCACGCTGGCAATTTCGGCAGCGCTTCGATCAGATTTATTTTGGGAAGCGTTTTTTGACGGCTACTTCGCGCTCGCCGAACGCCGTGGCGTAGTGCTCATCGGCGGCGACATTTCGGCGACGCTGCACGGGTTGGCCATTGATTCGTGCGTGCTGGGCGATTGCGAGGCCGGGCGCGCGCTGCGGCGCAGCGGCGCGCAAATCGGCGATGGCATTTATGTCACCGGATACTTGGGCGCAGCAGCAGCGGGCTTGCAGTTGTTGTTGCGTGGCGCGCGCGTGGACGAAACCAGCACGAGCCTGGAACAGCAAGCGCTCCGCGCACACTTGCGGCCAGCGGCACGCAGCGAGTTCGGGCAACTTTTAGGCGAACGCGGCTTGGCGCATGCAATGATTGATGTGAGTGATGGACTGGCACAGGATTTAGAGCACCTGTGCGAAGCGAGCCACGTCAGCGCCGTGCTAGACCAAGTTGCGGTTCCCGTGGCCAAAGAAGTCGGCTTAATCGCTACGGCAGCGCACGCCGCGTTTCAATTGGCCGTGAGCGGCGGCGAGGATTACGAATTGCTGTTTACGGCGAATGGCAAAGCCGAAGCCGAATTGCAGCAACTGGCGCAAGTTTGCGGCTTGCCGCTCACGCGCATTGGCGAGATTGTCGCGGCAGACTCTCAAACAAAAGTTCTGTTGCGCACCGGCGCTGAAATCAGACCGCTGAACACGCACGGTTACGAGCATTTCAAGGACATTGGATTCCATACCCGGCCACTGCCCACTGCCCCTCCGGAGCAAAAAACGCAAAAATTTAGGTAA
- a CDS encoding DUF2271 domain-containing protein, with protein MKIRFLLAICLCALVCNGSSKPAAARANWHVAQFENVLGTSLEMKFAAASDAVAARAENAALAEIERVSHLLSGYEQTSEFNRWLKTSGEPVRVSPELFEVLSLFEQWRAQTNGALDPAAQVVSTLWKQAAAQQRVPTTAELQAAVSAIRQPHYRLDAAAQTATRLSAAPLILNSFAKSYIVNRAAEAALAAVKLDGIVVNSGGDLVVRGALAEPVRIADPQADAENDAPLARLLIRNRAVATSGNYRRGVTIKGQWYSHIVDPRTAQPVDHVISATVVAPQAADAGALATTFCVLQPAESAKLAATVPGIEYLLITKTGERIESKGWRALEMPAAPRAQAAAKSAAAPGAQAWDQSFELAINFELARLDDMRARRPYVAVWVEDKDHFPVRTIALWYQKPRWLPDLKSWSHGDRMRSMAEGTDLASSVSSATRSPGKYTLKWDGKDNSGKFVAPGKYTVFIEAAREHGTYQLMRQEMDFKGVAAQANLPGNTEITAASLDYRKKSR; from the coding sequence ATGAAAATTCGATTTTTATTGGCAATTTGTCTGTGCGCGCTGGTATGCAACGGCAGCAGCAAACCGGCTGCGGCACGTGCGAACTGGCATGTCGCGCAATTTGAAAACGTGCTGGGCACTTCGCTCGAAATGAAGTTCGCCGCCGCTTCTGACGCAGTCGCCGCGCGCGCTGAAAATGCCGCGCTGGCCGAAATCGAACGCGTCTCGCACCTCTTGAGCGGCTATGAGCAAACCAGCGAATTCAACCGTTGGCTTAAAACGTCCGGCGAACCCGTGCGCGTATCGCCTGAGTTGTTTGAAGTGCTCAGCCTGTTTGAGCAATGGCGCGCGCAAACCAATGGCGCGCTCGATCCGGCGGCGCAGGTCGTCTCGACCTTGTGGAAGCAAGCCGCCGCACAACAACGTGTGCCGACCACGGCTGAATTGCAAGCCGCCGTCAGCGCGATTCGCCAACCGCATTATCGCCTCGACGCGGCGGCGCAAACGGCGACGCGCTTGAGCGCTGCGCCGTTAATTCTCAATTCATTTGCCAAAAGCTATATCGTGAATCGTGCCGCCGAGGCCGCGCTGGCTGCGGTGAAACTCGACGGCATCGTTGTCAACAGCGGCGGCGATTTGGTCGTGCGCGGCGCGCTGGCCGAACCCGTGCGCATTGCTGATCCCCAAGCCGATGCTGAAAACGATGCGCCGCTGGCGCGCCTGTTGATTCGCAATCGCGCCGTCGCCACCAGCGGCAATTACCGGCGCGGCGTCACGATCAAGGGGCAGTGGTATTCGCACATTGTTGACCCGCGCACCGCGCAACCCGTTGATCACGTCATCAGCGCCACCGTCGTTGCGCCGCAAGCCGCCGACGCGGGCGCACTGGCGACGACGTTCTGTGTCTTGCAACCCGCCGAAAGCGCCAAGCTGGCCGCGACGGTGCCAGGCATCGAGTATTTGCTGATTACCAAAACCGGTGAACGCATCGAAAGCAAAGGCTGGCGCGCCTTGGAAATGCCTGCCGCACCGCGCGCGCAGGCGGCGGCAAAATCGGCGGCGGCGCCGGGCGCACAGGCTTGGGATCAATCGTTTGAATTGGCGATCAACTTCGAACTGGCGCGCCTTGACGACATGCGCGCGCGGCGGCCTTATGTCGCGGTGTGGGTCGAGGACAAAGATCACTTCCCCGTGCGCACCATCGCGCTGTGGTATCAGAAGCCGCGTTGGTTGCCTGACCTGAAATCGTGGTCACACGGCGACCGTATGCGCTCAATGGCCGAGGGCACAGATTTGGCGAGTTCCGTTTCCAGCGCAACGCGCTCGCCCGGCAAGTACACGCTCAAATGGGACGGCAAAGACAACAGCGGCAAGTTCGTCGCGCCGGGCAAATACACCGTGTTCATCGAAGCGGCGCGCGAACACGGCACCTATCAACTGATGCGGCAGGAAATGGATTTCAAAGGCGTCGCCGCGCAAGCTAACTTGCCGGGTAATACCGAAATCACTGCGGCCTCGCTGGATTATCGCAAGAAGAGCCGTTGA
- a CDS encoding PepSY-associated TM helix domain-containing protein, with amino-acid sequence MAEQKSHHYTHLRHQVASWGRWLHIYLSMASFAILFFFAVTGLTLNHTDWFSAQQRTAQLKGNVETKWVQVADAEVNKLALVEHLRNTHGIKGALSDLRLDDAQCAVSFKGPGYAADAFINRETGAYELTETRSGFVAVLNDLHKGRDSGRVWSWLIDLSAVLMTLVSLTGMLLIWFVKKRRMSGLILAGVGAVVCYLVYVIWIP; translated from the coding sequence ATGGCTGAACAAAAATCGCATCACTATACGCACCTGCGGCATCAGGTCGCTTCGTGGGGACGCTGGCTGCACATTTACCTTTCGATGGCGAGCTTCGCCATCCTGTTTTTCTTTGCCGTGACGGGGTTGACGCTCAATCACACAGACTGGTTCAGCGCGCAACAACGCACGGCGCAACTCAAAGGCAACGTCGAGACCAAGTGGGTGCAAGTTGCCGATGCCGAAGTCAACAAACTCGCTCTCGTCGAACACCTGCGCAACACCCACGGCATCAAAGGAGCGTTGAGTGACCTGCGGCTCGACGACGCGCAATGCGCCGTTTCGTTCAAAGGGCCGGGTTACGCGGCGGATGCGTTTATCAATCGCGAGACGGGCGCCTACGAGTTAACCGAAACGCGCAGCGGCTTTGTCGCGGTTCTGAATGACTTGCACAAGGGCCGCGACTCGGGCCGCGTGTGGTCGTGGTTGATTGATCTTTCCGCAGTCTTGATGACGCTGGTTTCGCTCACCGGGATGCTGCTGATCTGGTTCGTCAAAAAGCGGCGGATGAGCGGGCTGATCTTGGCGGGCGTGGGCGCAGTGGTTTGCTATTTGGTGTATGTGATTTGGATTCCGTGA